The Fusarium musae strain F31 chromosome 10, whole genome shotgun sequence genome window below encodes:
- a CDS encoding hypothetical protein (EggNog:ENOG41~MEROPS:MER0033188): MPSLLKLATAVALLTQGVLGRQAPSVRVKNGTLEGKYVAGLDQDLFLGVPFAQPPVGQLRLQNPQPLNETFKVKKVTKYADSCVGYGNSADQGPTTFSEDCLTLNIVRPAMTKGSKKEKLPVGVFIHGGGWTMDFSANGVYNMSFMVEESVKMGKPFIGVSVDYRLSFWGFMASKDILDAGVANLGLKDQRIALHWVKENIAAFGGDPSKVTIFGESAGGGNVGYQAMAYGGVDEGLFRGIIAESGADGTDMKNYTGPQQRYDTIVKAVGCDKESDKLACLRQVPFEKLNATNAKIQGSFYPVVDDDFVPDYPSKLLANGNFTKVPLMAGTNADEGSFFGLPGVDSTEEAVSKLQTTGLDADTIDTLLALYPNIDALGIPSGYRYKSSDPVKKQYKRWAALQGDQLFMSWRRARTDAWSKHNVTSYAYLFESPNTNMPDYIGTPHFVEIAYVFYNMLGQGYGKGQGPLVNASKEVLDLAKLVSHMWISFITELNPNEHGISGFPEWPVFNNGGGYGEHFYFNPNGSMAQPDTLRLAGTTFMNSVSADQYGR, encoded by the exons ATGCCTTCTCTCCTGAAACTGGCCACCGCGGTCGCCCTTCTCACTCAAGGCGTTCTTGGACGACAAGCACCTTCTGTGCGAGTCAAGAACGGTACGCTTGAGGGCAAATATGTCGCTGGATTGGATCAAGACCTCTTCCTCGGTGTTCCCTTTGCTCAACCTCCTGTCGGCCAACTTCGCCTTCAGAACCCTCAGCCTTTGAACGAGActttcaaggtcaagaaggtcacCAAGTATGCGGATTCCTGTGTCGGTTATGGA AACAGCGCTGATCAAGGTCCTACGACCTTCAGCGAGGACTGCTTGACACTAAACATCGTCAGGCCTGCTATGACCAAAGGcagcaagaaggagaaactCCCAGTTGGTGTCTTTATCCACGGTGGAGGTTGGACCATGGACTTTAGCGCCAACGGTGTTTACAACATGAGCTTCATGGTAGAGGAGTCTGTCAAGATGGGCAAACCCTTCATCGGAGTATCCGTCGACT ACAGACTTTCTTTCTGGGGTTTTATGGCTAGCAAGGACATCCTCGATGCCGGAGTCGCCAACCTTGGCTTGAAGGATCAGCGCATTGCCCTGCACTGGGTCAAGGAGAACATCGCTGCCTTCGGTGGTGACCCTTCAAAGGTTACCATCTTCGGTGAGAGCGCCGGTGGTGGTAACGTCGGCTACCAAGCCATGGCGTACGGAGGCGTTGACGAGGGGCTATTCCGTGGTATCATCGCCGAATCTGGAGCTGACGGCACTGACATGAAGAACTACACCGGACCCCAGCAGCGCTACGACACTATTGTCAAGGCAGTTGGCTGCGACAAGGAATCCGATAAGCTTGCCTGTCTCCGCCAAGTTCCCTTCGAGAAACTAAACGCCACGAACGCCAAGATCCAAGGCAGCTTCTACCCCGTCGTTGACGATGACTTTGTCCCCGACTATCCCTCCAAGCTTCTTGCCAACGGAAACTTCACCAAGGTGCCTCTCATGGCTGGAACTAATGCTGATGAGGGTAGCTTCTTCGGTCTGCCAGGTGTTGACTCCACTGAAGAGGCTGTTTCTAAGCTTCAAACCACTGGACTTGATGCTGATACCATTGATACACTCTTGGCTTTGTATCCCAACATCGACGCTCTTGGAATTCCATCGGGCTACCGTTACAAATCAAGCGATCCTGTCAAGAAGCAGTATAAGAGATGGGCTGCTCTGCAGGGCGACCAGCTCTTCATGTCGTGGAGACGTGCGCGAACTGATGCTTGGTCTAAGCATAACGTGACTTCATATGCGTACCTGTTCGAGTCTCCAAATACCAACATGC CTGACTACATCGGAACTCCTCACTTTGTAGAAATCGCTTACGTTTTCTACAACATGCTCGGCCAAGGCTACGgcaagggtcaaggtcctcttGTCAACGCATCAAAGGAGGTTCTCGACCTCGCTAAGCTTGTGAGCCATATGTGgatcagcttcatcaccGAGCTCAACCCCAACGAACACGGAA TTTCCGGTTTTCCCGAGTGGCCTGTTTTCAACAATGGCGGTGGATACGGCGAGCATTTCTACTTCAATCCTAATGGATCGATGGCTCAGCCTGATACTCTCCGACTAGCTGGTACTACATTCATGAACTCGGTTTCTGCTGACCAGTACGGACGATAA
- a CDS encoding hypothetical protein (EggNog:ENOG41): protein MPKSPAALLFFSSASHRFPLRVSYVPISAVPRLAARTQFAQRSSKPTGMPTKRSFLGAAKAGEAKRNVSSETNSRQAPNFNEKGTHAHATQMVAWLKHRAETLDKERRSLADQQQALETKIQRDIDAAATWLTALLGQKWQIKADELAAKTAEPSSIEERFEEALRKKKETQPETSADADANANANDDADDDADANTNDDLISL, encoded by the exons ATGCCAAAATCTCCTGCTGCTctcctttttttctcttctgcAAGCCACCGATTTCCTCTGCGCG TCTCGTACGTTCCCATTTCCGCCGTTCCTCGTCTTGCCGCTCGCACGCAGTTCGCACAGCGCTCTTCAAAGCCCACCGGT ATGCCAACCAAACGATCT TTCCTCGGGGCCGCCAAGGCCGGAGAAGCG AAGCGAAATGTCTCTTCGGAGACCAAC TCCCGTCAAGCA CCAAACTTCAAT GAAAAGGGAACTCATGCG CACGCGACGCAGATGGTGGCT TGGCTTAAACACCGAGCAGAA ACTCTCGACAAAGAGAGACGGTCCCTCGCGGACCAGCAGCAA GCCCTGGAAACAAAGATCCAG CGAGATATCGACGCCGCTGCC ACGTGGCTGACAGCGCTTCTGGGTCAGAAATGGCAGATAAAGGCAGAT GAACTTGCGGCCAAGACGGCCGAGCCCTCCTCGATCGAG GAACGTTTTGAAGAAGCCCTT CGAAAAAAGAAGGAGACCCAGCCTGAGACCAGCGCCGACGCcgacgccaacgccaacgccaacgatGACGCCGACGATGACGCTgacgccaacaccaacgatgac cttataagcttataa
- a CDS encoding hypothetical protein (EggNog:ENOG41) encodes MLTLVLDMGFQVNCISGTASESVEELRDLLVPDAAKWYQTASYGQLELNITADTTKFYRMPKSAASYKWEEGFSAEQHLSYIQDALDAYTNNGARPPPAETDILYIATTRNNDKMTRSLGSSFSVSARNGKLVSRRAVTFGADPYISWGYKAHTLTPVEVEGGVKAIVVAKNDTSALVVEARVAKGVDRNICAPGVLLYTVDTTLATSEGSIKVLDVTPGSNGCGDANGAVERQDFVDEWEEVV; translated from the exons ATGCTCACTTTAGTGTTGGACATGGGGTTTCAGGTCAACTGTATTTCTGGAACTG CTTCTGAATCCGTTGAAGAGCTACGCGATCTTCTTGTACCAGATGCAGCAAAATGGTACCAGACCGCCAGCTACGGCCAGCTTGAACTCAATATCACAGCCGATACTACCAAGTTCTACCGCATGCCCAAATCAGCAGCATCTTATAAGTGGGAAGAGGGTTTTAGCGCTGAACAGCACTTGTCCTACATCCAAGATGCTCTCGACGCGTATACAAACAACGGTGCAAGACCACCACCCGCCGAGACGGACATTCTGTACATCGCGACAACACGCAACAACGACAAGATGACCCGATCGCTCGGATCCAGCTTCAGCGTGTCTGCACGGAATGGGAAACTTGTCTCCAGAAGAGCTGTCACCTTCGGCGCCGATCCCTACATCTCGTGGGGCTATAAGGCG CATACGTTGACTcctgttgaagttgagggcgGTGTCAAGGCCATTGTCGTTGCTAAGAATGACACTTCTGCTTTGGTAGTCGAAGCTCGTGTTGCGAAGGGCGTTGATAGGAATATTTGCGCCCCGGGAGTTCTTCTGTATACCGTTGATACAACGCTAGCCACGTCGGAGGGTTCGATCAAGGTCTTGGATGTGACGCCCGGATCGAACGGCTGCGGGGATGCCAATGGCGCGGTTGAACGACAGGACTTTGTCGATGAATGGGAAGAAGTCGTTTGA
- a CDS encoding hypothetical protein (EggNog:ENOG41), producing the protein MTVPRSNRAVLLAAVVFVTIFLGLAHFHLKTPSESTAAVKSGVDEPAPFVPEKEAAAAAPTFVPGEDEEIGATPAVEVVAETPKPEEHHHAVTPDKPEADPAEEPSDPEEIAEAEEQAANASPTPAAAASPAAEPEKEPDHNHDHDQQHEEAHDHEHEHEHDPESEEEFIPETEVEETPEAPAIPEAPTGPNLDAFTPDQWIKPAVKVNDPEYYPYGHWPSKLPSDKPIWTQPLGKKLCIIDLESRRFDKPGQIWSDEMTWNKSREVHGPSGGTLNHWVYSKIHGYQYYHIKINGYPDRRDSWKKPSVLSQVLKKHDVCVFIDSDALFNRLDLPLEWLMNYWSISPQNNSLALPYDPDTQHNRDRRGNLFLNTGFMIMQNKKKTYEIFKEWDDCANDGGKFPGCTEFRNRKGWQPTDQGGFGTFIRYEYPDEILSLPCTEANGFPESNSGCDGKFIKHVWIGKEDRLVQAVGAVFPGVLLETFHKQFLKESEAFKTSEDDLIKQNGMPW; encoded by the exons ATGACCGTTCCAAGGTCAAACAGAGCCGTGCTCTTGGCCGCCGTCGTTTTCGTCACCATATTTCTCGGTCTCGCGCATTTCCATCTCAAGACTCCCTCCGAGTCAACAGCAGCCGTAAAGAGCGGAGT CGACGAGCCCGCGCCTTTTGTCCCCGAGAAAGAAGCCGCCGCTGCTGCCCCGACTTTCGTACCcggcgaagatgaggagattgGCGCGACACCCGCTGTTGAGGTCGTAGCTGAGACGCCGAAGCCTGAGGAGCATCACCATGCTGTTACGCCTGACAAGCCTGAGGCTGATCCTGCGGAGGAGCCTAGCGATCCTGAGGAGattgctgaggctgaggagcaggCTGCGAATGCCTCTCCTACtcccgctgctgctgcttcgccCGCCGCTGAGCCGGAGAAGGAGCCTGATCACAACCATGACCACGACCAACAGCACGAGGAAGCGCACGACCACGAACATGAACATGAACATGATCCCgaaagtgaagaagagtTCATCCCCGAAACCGAGGTTGAGGAAACACCTGAGGCTCCCGCCATTCCTGAAGCGCCCACTGGTCCTAACCTCGACGCCTTCACACCCGACCAATGGATCAAGCCCGCCGTAAAGGTCAACGACCCTGAATACTACCCCTACGGCCACTGGCCCTCCAAGCTTCCATCCGACAAGCCCATCTGGACCCAGCCCCTCGGAAAGAAGCTCTGCATCATCGACCTCGAGAGTCGTCGCTTCGATAAGCCCGGCCAGATCTGGTCCGACGAAATGACGTGGAACAAGAGCCGAGAAGTCCACGGCCCATCCGGCGGCACACTGAACCACTGGGTCTACT CCAAGATCCACGGGTACCAGTACTACCACATCAAGATCAACGGCTACCCCGACCGTCGCGATTCATGGAAGAAGCCCTCTGTCCTCTCACAGGTTCTCAAGAAGCATGACGTCTGTGTCTTCATCGACTCCGACGCTCTCTTCAACCGTCTCGACCTCCCCCTCGAGTGGCTCATGAACTACTGGAGCATTTCCCCCCAAAACAACTCCCTCGCCCTGCCCTACGACCCCGACACCCAGCATAACCGCGACCGACGAGGAAACCTGTTCCTGAACACTGGTTTTATGATCAtgcagaacaagaagaagacgtacgagatcttcaaggagTGGGATGACTGTGCCAACGACGGCGGCAAGTTCCCCGGCTGCACTGAGTTCCGCAACCGAAAGGGCTGGCAACCAACCGACCAGGGCGGTTTCGGCACATTCATCCGTTACGAGTATCCCGATGAGATTCTGTCCCTGCCTTGTACCGAGGCCAACGGCTTTCCCGAGAGCAATTCAGGCTGCGACGGAAAGTTCATCAAGCACGTCTGGATCGGCAAGGAGGATCGTCTCGTCCAGGCTGTCGGTGCTGTCTTCCCTGGCGTTCTCCTCGAGACTTTCCACAAGCAGTTCCTCAAGGAGTCGGAGGCCTTCAAGACTTCCGAAGACGATCTGATCAAGCAAAACGGTATGCCTTGGTAG